ATTAATATTTACTGCAAACAAAACAGAAAAAATAACCGTACTTACAGAATTACGAGATGAACTAGATCGTTTATTTACCGAAAACGACCGGGAACGCGTGGCATTTTCTAATCTCAATCTTGTGCGATGGTTAACCGCACGAATTACCGGAGTTCCTTTTCTTGAATTATTGCAAAATAAGAGTTAGCAAATTTATTTGAATTTATTTCGCAACGCGACATTTGCTTCATTTAATATCGCGTTACCGTGCCCGAATACTGCGATATTAAAAGGAAGAGCTGCAACTTTTTTAATGGAATCAATCCCCACCTTTGTGTTTTCATACACCGTACTGTGTTTAAGACCCATCATGTTTGAACAAATATCCCCTGCAATTAAAAGGTCCATACCAGGGATATAATAACACACATGTCCTAAAGAATGACCTGGTGTATAAATTACACTAAGTCCTCCTGCAAAAGGCAATTGGTCTTTGTCCTTTAATTCAACATCAATTTGAACTTTATCGTTTTTATTCGCAGACCTTTTGATAAAAAGATGATACAAAATCTTATTTAAGATTTCAGGTGAAACCTCATGAGGTAATCTGCCCGCCAATCCCTGTTGAATTAATGCAGCATCTTCAAAATGCATATAAGTTTTAGCTCCGGTAATGTTAACCAGATCAGCCAAAGCACCTGCGTGATCAGGATGGCTATGAGTTAAAAGAATGTGTTTAATATCTGAAGGCTTCTTATTTAGTTCGTTGAGCGCTTTAAATATTTTGAGGTGATCATTTTTAAATCCCGTATCAATTAAAATCACATCCTGACCATCCATTAATAAATATGCGTTTACCGGCCCAAGCGGGATCTGATAAAGATATTCGGTTATTTTTTTGAGTGCCATTGGAAAAGGTTTGTGCAAAAATAGGGAGGGGAATTGAGAATTGATAATGGACAATTGATAATTGACAATTTGACCTTTGACCTGGATTGGAATTTATTAGTCCCTTTGAAGCTCCGTAAACTAATATGGAGGAGCAAAATTCTTTATTTTAATTTGAACTGCCCATTATGAATTAATTCAATTAATAAATTGAGGGTTATTTAGTGCAAATAAAAAAATGATAATATGTCAAAATTTCGTATGATCAAATCAACTATATTTATTCACTCCCCAATTTTTACCACTGATCCATTATTACATCTTTTAATACCATAAAAAAAACCAACAATTAAAAGATAAAATTATCATCTTTTAATTGTCGGTTTTAAGAAATAACAATTTATTTTATGAGTGTGATATTTCCTTTAAAAACTGTTGTAACACCATTATTAAATGTGAGTTCGGTAACAAAGGCATATACACCTTCATTTAATTCTTTACCCGCCATGGTACCGTCCCAACCTTCGCTTTCGCTTCCTTCGGGCATATTTTCTTTATAAAATATTAATTCA
The genomic region above belongs to Bacteroidota bacterium and contains:
- a CDS encoding MBL fold metallo-hydrolase, with product MALKKITEYLYQIPLGPVNAYLLMDGQDVILIDTGFKNDHLKIFKALNELNKKPSDIKHILLTHSHPDHAGALADLVNITGAKTYMHFEDAALIQQGLAGRLPHEVSPEILNKILYHLFIKRSANKNDKVQIDVELKDKDQLPFAGGLSVIYTPGHSLGHVCYYIPGMDLLIAGDICSNMMGLKHSTVYENTKVGIDSIKKVAALPFNIAVFGHGNAILNEANVALRNKFK